The following are from one region of the Corylus avellana chromosome ca1, CavTom2PMs-1.0 genome:
- the LOC132167568 gene encoding GDSL esterase/lipase At1g29670-like, whose translation MASQLKSLFWMLLIFLLLSNLQQHCNAVGDPQVPCLYVFGESLSDDGNNNNRLTLTKANYLPYGVDFPKGPTGRFSNGRNMLDVLAQNLGFDEYIPPFATARGEEILRGVNYASGSAGIRYETGRIYGDIISMDMQLKNYQITLSQINKTLGNRNMSTVEYLSKCIFSVAIGTNDYIDNYFFPQYYTTSRIYTPQQYAVVLNQQLSQQLQTLYKSGARKFALFGLAALGNIPFERSSCGSGSNGSACVDNINNATQLFNVGLKSLVAQLNTNLTNATFIFINVSGIESSPPIASKVANVSCCETLLNLICVPFGKICSNRTNYKYWDGIHPTDAVYAVYGERAYKAQSPSDVYPFDVNQLAQV comes from the exons ATGGCATCTCAACTCAAGTCATTGTTTTGGATGCTGCTTATTTTCTTGCTGCTATCAAACTTGCAACAACATTGTAATGCAGTTGGAGATCCACAAGTACCTTGTCTCTACGTGTTCGGGGAATCCTTGTCGGATGATGGGAACAACAACAATCGTTTGACATTGACAAAAGCCAATTATTTACCCTATGGGGTTGATTTCCCCAAGGGGCCTACGGGAAGGTTTTCCAACGGTCGGAACATGCTCGATGTCCTTG CTCAAAATCTGGGATTCGATGAATACATCCCACCCTTTGCTACTGCTAGAGGCGAGGAAATACTGAGAGGTGTCAATTACGCATCTGGTTCAGCTGGAATTCGCTATGAAACTGGAAGAATCTAC GGTGATATAATAAGCATGGATATGCAGTTGAAAAATTACCAAATTACGTTGTCGCAGATCAACAAGACGTTGGGAAATCGAAACATGTCAACCGTAGAGTACCTAAGCAAGTGCATATTCTCTGTTGCAATAGGTACTAACGACTACATTGACAACTACTTTTTTCCGCAGTACTACACTACTAGCCGCATATACACTCCACAACAATATGCTGTTGTTCTCAATCAACAATTATCTCAGCAGTTACAG ACTTTGTACAAGTCTGGGGCAAGGAAATTTGCCCTTTTTGGGCTGGCTGCGTTAGGTAATATTCCATTTGAACGGAGTTCATGTGGAAGTGGAAGCAATGGCTCTGCATGTGTGGACAACATCAACAATGCAACCCAACTTTTCAACGTTGGGCTTAAATCACTCGTGGCTCAACTCAATACCAATCTAACCAATGCTACTTTCATCTTCATAAATGTTTCTGGAATTGAGTCCAGCCCACCTATAG CTTCCAAGGTTGCGAATGTTTCCTGCTGTGAAACATTGCTAAATTTAATATGCGTTCCATTTGGAAAGATATGCAGTAATCGGACCAACTATAAATATTGGGACGGAATCCATCCGACTGACGCCGTATATGCGGTGTATGGCGAAAGAGCATACAAAGCCCAGTCTCCAAGTGATGTTTATCCGTTTGACGTCAACCAACTCGCACAAGTGTAG
- the LOC132171189 gene encoding organelle RRM domain-containing protein 1, chloroplastic has translation MIILNNWDTQFGFCCDIDEETSRELACLPGVLSVRPDPDYSSVKNTFGSSSIQSSILSSSQIGSTVLFPMGNTKHWLVRMAMPGVGVVTKAQMVDYYGQTLTKVLGNEKDAQMCIYHVSWQSNFGFCCELDDECAQELAGVPGVLSVQPDKNFESKNKDYGGNNLQKSTDLPDSSEATQTIPIKTKKLFITGLSFYTSEKTLRAAFEGFGELVEVKIIMDKISKRSKGYAFIEYTTEEAASAALKEMNGKIINGWMIVVDVAKSNPPRYSRGSPT, from the exons atgA tcatacttaacaattGGGATACCCAGTTCGGCTTTTGCTGTGACATTGATGAAGAAACTTCCCGGGAGCTCGCCT GCTTACCGGGGGTTTTATCGGTTAGGCCTGACCCAGATTATAGTTCTGTTAAAAATACATTCGGTTCTTCAAGCATTCAATCAAGTATTTTATCAAGCTCACAAATTGGAAGTACTGTGTTGTTTCCTATGGGGAATACCAAACACTGGCTTGTCCGAATGGCCATGCCAGGCGTCGGAGTTGTTACAAAGGCTCAAATGGTCGATTATTATGGTCAAACACTGACCAAGGTTTTGGGGAA tgagAAGGATGCACAAATGTGTATATATCATGTTTCTTGGCAGTCAAACTTTGGATTCTGTTGTGAACTTGACGATGAATGTGCACAGGAACTGGCTG GTGTACCTGGTGTTTTATCTGTTCAGCCAGACAAGAATTTTGAGTCAAAGAATAAGGATTATGGAg GTAATAATCTACAGAAGTCTACAGATCTGCCAGACTCTTCAGAAGCAACTCAAACCATCcctataaaaacaaagaaactgTTTATTACTG GCTTGTCGTTTTATACGTCGGAGAAGACTTTACGAGCAGCATTTGAGGGCTTTGGTGAGCTTGTTGAAG TTAAAATTATAATGgacaaaatttctaaaagatCCAAAGGCTATGCATTTATAGAGTACACTACAGAGGAGGCTGCTAGTGCAGCACTCAAAGAGATGAATGGCAAG ATCATTAATGGGTGGATGATAGTGGTtgatgttgccaaaagtaaccCACCAAGATACAGCAGAGGCAGTCCCACATAG